A portion of the Cryptomeria japonica chromosome 5, Sugi_1.0, whole genome shotgun sequence genome contains these proteins:
- the LOC131076602 gene encoding uncharacterized protein LOC131076602 translates to MAYQCASGKECLWWVEKYLKDCVCGVKDYVSVGLGLIGLLSWAVAEVPQILTNFKNGSTEGVSLGFIMTWVVGNSFNLIGCWLEPATLPTQLYTAVLYTTMTLILACQIIYYDHFSKWWKMKKGTIQYQIQAKEVLKYEQTNNKKAEYVNVPQSTNNLLETSKTNTPISSLPISTASSQQMANTGRELFYTSARSLSSSHTPTPGSYLLRSRGSVRSGQGYMSNQSSVEEGLLSNLVSPSSRKSNTILRSVASTILFVGGINYLQLPTYNNITSFSYSSLSENRSAILIIGRKLLQGTEGSPFGLQENSSSPLGTWLGWLMAAIYMGARFPQISLNIRRGTVQGLNPLMFIFALIGNTTYVGSILVRTLDWKLLKPNMPWLVDAAVCVLLDFFIMAQFAFYKLKSIKNYEDGDLLP, encoded by the exons ATGGCCTATCAATGTGCTTCTGGAAAGGAGTGTCTGTGGTGGGTTGAGAAGTATCTGAAGGACTGTGTGTGTGGAGTGAAAGATTATGTTTCTGTTGGTTTGGGGCTTATTGGGTTGTTGAGCTGGGCAGTTGCAGAAGTGCCTCAGATTCTTACCAACTTTAAGAATGGATCCACAGAGGGTGTTTCCCTTGGCTTTATCATGACATGGGTTGTGGG GAACTCGTTCAATCTTATTGGGTGCTGGCTGGAGCCAGCAACT CTACCCACACAGCTCTATACGGCCGTG CTGTATACAACTATGACCTTGATTCTAGCCTGCCAAATCATATATTATGATCATTTCAGCAAGTGGTGGAAAATGAAGAAAGGGACAATTCAATACCAG ATTCAAGCAAAGGAAGTGTTGAAATATGAGCAAACTAATAACAAAAAGGCAGAGTATGTGAATGTGCCACAGAGCACAAACAATTTATTAGAAACTTCCAAGACAAACACACCCATATCAAGTTTACCTATATCTACAGCCTCTTCTCAGCAGATGGCTAACACAGGGAGGGAGCTATTTTACAC GTCTGCAAGATCTCTATCAAGCAGTCACACTCCTACTCCTGGTTCATATCTGCTACGCTCCCGTGGATCTGTTAGAAGTGGTCAAGGCTACATGTCAAATCAGTCATCAGTAGAGGAGGGACTACTCAGTAATCTTGTATCTCCAAGTTCCAGAAAGTCCAACACCATACTTCGCTCT GTGGCTTCAACAATATTGTTTGTTGGTGGGATAAACTATTTGCAGTTACCCACTTACAACAACATAACTTCATTCTCTTACTCTTCACTGTCAGAAAATAGATCTGCTATCCTAATAATAGGAAGGAAACTTTTGCAG GGAACGGAAGGCAGTCCATTTGGGCTGCAAGAGAACTCATCAAGCCCATTAGGAACTTGGTTGGGATGGCTTATGGCTGCTATCTATATGGGTGCAAGATTTCCACAAATCAGTTTAAAT ATAAGGAGAGGGACAGTGCAG GGGCTGAATCCACTGATGTTCATATTTGCTCTAATAGGGAATACAACCTATGTGGGAAG TATACTTGTAAGGACTCTAGATTGGAAACTACTAAAGCCAAATATGCCATGGCTTGTGGATGCTGCAGTATGTGTACTATTGGACTTCTTT ATTATGGCCCAGTTCGCTTTTTACAAGCTGAAATCAATCAAAAATTACGAAGACGGAGATCTACTACCTTAA